TACTCTGATACATGAGTGTGTGCTTTACAGCAGGATAGGtattttaattcactttgaCACACATCACAAGGAAAGTCATGCATGTTTCCTTCTGGAATTATCTGTTTAATTCTGTCATTACAGGTATTTATTACTATATAATCTTCAGGGCATTTACTACATTTCCATTTCTTGCACTCCAAGATATGTTCTTCATTGTCACATGCTAGACATTTGACTATGTAAGTATTATCATTATGGCTAACCTTTGTGCAGGGCTCCTCAGATGCCTCATCTGGAGAGGGTCTTTTCCTGTCACTCCTCCTGTCAGTATTCTTTTCTATTGAGTTGTCTTCATTCATATGTACTTCTGTTAGATTGTTTTCTGTCATGTCAAACCAGTCCCTAGGTTGTTCTTCACCTTTCTTTGTGGTTGCTGTATCAGGTTCATTGCTGTCATTGTTCTTTCCATCTTCAGTATTGTCCTTGTTTGTGTTCATTATAGAATTTTCATGGTTTTCTTCATTGTGAGTGTGGCCAGGTGATTGGTGTCTAGTGAGGGGGTTTCTATAATAATCCATACCTCTTCTAGGGTTTGGCTGATTGTTCTCTTCCAGTGGGGGGTATTCAGAGTTATTTTTGGCAGGACAGTTGATGTGTTTGTGTCCTGGTTTGTTGCAGTACTGGCATGTTGCCAACTGTCCTTGGTATTTGACTAGCAGTTCTTCTCCAAGAATATTTAAATAGCTTGGTATTGGTGTTTGATCCAGTTCATCTTTAGCCATTTCCATAATATAAACACCACTGAACAAAGCCTTTGCATCTTTTTTTGGGAaacatttaatgattttaccATGATTTTCTTCTAAGTATGATTTCAAGGCTTCAATAGGAAATGGTGTAGGAATCCAAGATATATGAACATATACCTTATCCGGTTCATACAGCTTTAGGTACCGAATTTCTTCAAGATTAAGAAGTTTTTCATGTAAATCCAGAACATGCTCTCTCGACTTGCAGGTAATATCGATATTGCCGCCTTTCTTCTCCACTAGGCCAACGagtaattttaaagaaaagttaatcttttcaaaaattttccaaaggtCTTCCCTTTTGGTACCATAAGATACTCTAAACGTTAGGCAATTTGGCCTTGCATACTCCATTGTTCTTAACTTCTTCTTAACTTTGTCCGAATAAGAAACAGGTTTAATTTCTGCCATAACTTTCGATGATTCAGAGCACtcaagtgcaaatatttaacaatataAGCCGGCGTAATGGGTGGCTAACCCAAAATATTCTACCAGATTtgtactcaacctggtatggtcgtaggcgatttcaaaagaaagaaaatggccttttcaattataattcgattgcataggaaattcaaaaacgcaaacagttgctataattttcattcaaatatacagcatgactaaaatgcttacaacacccggtattcccaggcgttcacccatccaagtactaaccgggcccgaggttgcttaacttccgaaatcgaacgagatcgggtctactcaacctggtatggtcgtaggcggtttcaaaagaaagaaaatggccttttcaattataattcgattgcataggaaattcaaaaacgcaaacagttgctataaatttcattcaaatatacagcatgactaaaatgcttacattacccggtattcccaggcggtcacccatccaagtactaaccgggcccgaggttgcttaacttccgagatcgaacgagatcgggtctactcaacctggtatggtcgtaggcgatttcaaaagaaaagataatggccttttcaattataattcgattgcataggaaattcaaaaacgcaaacagttgctataactttcattgaaatatacagcatgactaaaatgctaacaacacccggtattcccaggcggtcacacatccaagtactaaccgggcccgaggttgcttaacttccgagatcgaacgagatcgggtctactcaacctggtatggtcgtaggcgatttcaaaagaaagaaaatggccttttcaattataattcgattgcataggaaattcaaaaacgcaaacaattgctataaatttcattgaagtatacagcatgactaaaatgcttacaacacccagtattcccaggcggtcacccatacaagtactaaccgggcccgaggttgcctaacttccgagatcgaacgagatcgggtctactcaacctggtatggtcgtaggcgaattcaaaataaagaaaatggccttttcaattataattcgattgcataggaaaatcaaaaacgcaaacagttgctagaaatttgattgaaatatacagcatgactaaaatgcttacaacacccggtattcccaggcggtcacccatccaagtactaaccgggcacgaggttgcttaacttccgagatcgaacgagatcgggtctactcaacctggtatggtcgtaggcgatttcaaaagaaagaaaatggccttttcaattataattcgattgcataggaagtttgacaaaggcaaacagttgctagaaatttgattgaaatatacagcatgactaaaatgcttacaacacccggtattcccaggcggtcacccatccaagtactaaccgggcccgaggttgcttaacttccgagatcgaacgagatcgggtctactcaacctggaatggtcgtaggcgatttaaaaaaaaataaaatgaccttttcaattataattcgattgcataggaaattcaaaaacgcaaaaagttgctataaatttcattgaaatatagtgcatgactaaaatgcttacaacacccggtattcccaggcggtcacccatccaagtactaaccgggccctaggttgtttaacttccgagatcgaacgagatcgggtctactcaacctggtatggtcgtaggcgatttcaaaagaaagaa
The Clavelina lepadiformis chromosome 4, kaClaLepa1.1, whole genome shotgun sequence DNA segment above includes these coding regions:
- the LOC143453502 gene encoding uncharacterized protein LOC143453502, translating into MEMAKDELDQTPIPSYLNILGEELLVKYQGQLATCQYCNKPGHKHINCPAKNNSEYPPLEENNQPNPRRGMDYYRNPLTRHQSPGHTHNEENHENSIMNTNKDNTEDGKNNDSNEPDTATTKKGEEQPRDWFDMTENNLTEVHMNEDNSIEKNTDRRSDRKRPSPDEASEEPCTKHYH